One stretch of Siphonobacter curvatus DNA includes these proteins:
- the murD gene encoding UDP-N-acetylmuramoyl-L-alanine--D-glutamate ligase, with the protein MMAKKIVVLGGGESGVGAALLAQAKGYGVFLSDKSELGEAYRSQLLEHGIPFEEKQHTETRIFEADEVIKSPGIPDHIPLIKSLREKQIPIIGEIEFAARFTKARLIAITGSNGKTTTTLLTYHLLKTAGLNVGLAGNIGDSFAKQVITDAFDYYVLEISSFMLDSMVEFKADIAILTNITPDHLDRYQYDFQQYINSKFRILQNMGPADTFIYWQESEAIAQELGKRTIVPQTLPVSTQTQLAKGVSITDTQLIARTATQEFEIALADLPIAGTHNALNASCAVLAALSLEVSNETIREGLRTFQNAPHRLEPVGELQGIRFINDSKATNVDSVFFALGSYAEPLILIMGGVDKGNDYTQIESLVSEKVKVLICLGTNNTKLQTFFAGKVPVILETQQIEQAVAWGYEQATAGDVVLLSPACASFDLFKNYEDRGNQFRSQVQQLIQKNS; encoded by the coding sequence ATCATGGCAAAAAAGATTGTGGTTTTGGGCGGCGGCGAAAGTGGCGTAGGTGCCGCTTTACTCGCTCAGGCTAAAGGTTACGGCGTATTTCTATCCGATAAAAGCGAACTCGGTGAAGCGTACCGCAGCCAATTACTTGAACACGGCATTCCATTTGAGGAAAAACAACATACAGAAACTCGTATTTTCGAGGCGGATGAAGTCATCAAAAGCCCCGGCATTCCCGATCATATTCCTTTAATTAAAAGCCTGCGGGAAAAACAAATTCCGATCATTGGGGAAATTGAGTTTGCCGCTCGCTTCACCAAGGCCCGTCTCATTGCGATTACGGGCTCGAATGGAAAAACCACCACTACGCTGTTGACGTACCACCTCCTAAAAACGGCAGGACTGAACGTAGGTCTGGCTGGAAATATTGGGGATAGCTTCGCCAAACAGGTGATTACCGACGCCTTTGACTATTATGTGTTGGAAATCAGTAGCTTTATGCTGGACTCCATGGTTGAGTTCAAGGCTGATATTGCAATTCTGACCAACATTACGCCCGATCACCTTGACCGCTATCAGTACGATTTTCAGCAGTATATCAATTCTAAGTTTCGTATCCTACAGAACATGGGTCCGGCGGATACGTTCATTTACTGGCAGGAAAGCGAAGCAATCGCTCAGGAATTGGGCAAACGCACTATTGTTCCCCAAACCTTGCCTGTTTCGACCCAGACACAGCTAGCTAAGGGAGTGTCTATCACTGATACTCAGCTCATCGCTCGTACGGCGACGCAGGAGTTCGAAATAGCATTAGCGGATTTGCCCATTGCGGGTACCCACAATGCCTTGAATGCAAGTTGTGCTGTCTTGGCCGCTCTTTCGCTGGAGGTCTCCAATGAAACAATTCGCGAAGGCCTGCGAACGTTTCAAAATGCTCCGCACCGCCTTGAACCCGTCGGAGAACTGCAAGGTATTCGTTTCATAAATGATTCCAAAGCGACCAACGTTGATTCAGTATTCTTTGCTTTGGGTAGCTATGCTGAGCCGCTGATTCTAATTATGGGAGGCGTTGATAAAGGCAATGATTACACGCAAATTGAAAGTCTGGTAAGTGAAAAAGTAAAGGTGCTGATCTGTCTAGGAACGAACAATACGAAACTTCAAACGTTCTTTGCTGGAAAAGTACCCGTGATTTTGGAAACGCAACAAATCGAACAGGCCGTTGCCTGGGGCTATGAACAGGCTACTGCGGGCGATGTGGTACTATTATCACCCGCCTGTGCCAGTTTTGATTTGTTCAAGAATTATGAAGATCGGGGCAACCAGTTTCGTTCACAAGTACAGCAATTGATTCAAAAAAATAGCTAG
- the fmt gene encoding methionyl-tRNA formyltransferase: MRIIFLGTPEFAVESLRTLVENQCEVVAVVTAPDKPAGRGQQLQQSPVKQYAVSVGLPVLQPEKLKNPEFLEELKSYQADLQVIVAFRMLPEVVWNMPPKGTFNLHASLLPQYRGAAPINWALMNGETETGVTTFFLQHEIDTGPLIFQEKEPISEDDTVGLVYERLMKRGGQLVLKTVRAIEAGEYPQIPQPEAEEIKMAPKIFKETCEINWQQSATSVRNHIRGLSPYPAAWTTLLGKNCKVYRASFAEQTDTAEPGSYRTDHKTYLQFRCSDGWLAIDELQLEGKKRMGIEEFLRGMQGKL; this comes from the coding sequence ATGAGAATTATATTTCTGGGAACGCCCGAATTTGCCGTCGAAAGCTTACGCACCCTAGTGGAAAACCAGTGCGAAGTAGTGGCGGTCGTGACGGCTCCCGACAAGCCCGCCGGACGGGGCCAACAATTACAGCAGTCGCCCGTGAAGCAATACGCCGTATCGGTGGGATTGCCCGTATTACAACCCGAGAAACTGAAAAACCCGGAGTTTCTGGAAGAACTCAAAAGTTATCAAGCCGACCTTCAGGTCATCGTTGCTTTTCGGATGTTACCCGAAGTGGTATGGAATATGCCGCCTAAAGGTACGTTTAACCTACATGCCTCGTTATTACCGCAATACCGCGGAGCCGCTCCGATTAACTGGGCCTTGATGAACGGTGAAACGGAAACGGGGGTAACGACGTTCTTTCTGCAACACGAGATTGATACGGGTCCACTGATTTTTCAGGAAAAAGAACCCATTAGCGAGGACGATACGGTAGGATTGGTGTACGAGCGACTGATGAAACGGGGAGGGCAATTGGTACTGAAAACCGTTCGGGCCATTGAAGCGGGCGAGTATCCGCAGATTCCGCAACCGGAAGCCGAAGAAATCAAGATGGCTCCGAAGATTTTTAAGGAAACCTGCGAGATCAACTGGCAGCAATCCGCTACTTCCGTTCGGAATCACATCCGGGGTTTGTCGCCGTATCCGGCGGCCTGGACTACGCTTCTCGGCAAAAATTGTAAAGTATACCGGGCTTCCTTTGCGGAACAAACGGATACAGCCGAACCCGGCAGTTACCGAACCGATCACAAAACGTATCTGCAATTCCGCTGCAGCGACGGCTGGCTGGCGATCGACGAACTACAGCTGGAAGGCAAGAAACGCATGGGTATTGAAGAGTTCCTCCGGGGAATGCAGGGCAAACTTTAA
- the tsf gene encoding translation elongation factor Ts — MAAITAADVNKLRQMTGAGMMDCKKALSEADGDFEKAIEILRKAGQKVAAKRADNATSEGLILVKLSEDGTNGKLVALACETEPVSKVEDFRNLANAIIDTAVEKNPATIEELSAYTLADGRTIQETITELVGKIGEKIVISAYENVNAEQVVSYIHSNGKLGVLLAFNNVQGAEVQEVGKDIAMQIAAMKPVAVSKDDVDPTLAEKELEIGREQARAEGKPEAILDRIAQGRLEKFYKENTLLSQEFVKDSSITIAQLLEKTQKGLTVKEFKRIALA; from the coding sequence ATGGCTGCAATTACCGCTGCTGACGTGAACAAACTCCGCCAAATGACTGGTGCGGGGATGATGGATTGCAAAAAGGCTCTTTCTGAAGCCGATGGCGATTTTGAAAAAGCGATTGAAATTCTCCGTAAAGCGGGCCAGAAAGTGGCCGCAAAACGGGCTGATAACGCTACTTCTGAAGGACTTATCCTGGTTAAACTGAGCGAAGACGGTACCAATGGTAAACTGGTTGCTCTGGCTTGCGAAACGGAACCCGTTTCTAAAGTAGAAGACTTCCGCAACCTGGCTAACGCCATCATCGATACAGCCGTTGAGAAAAATCCTGCTACGATCGAAGAATTATCAGCTTATACCTTAGCGGATGGTCGTACGATCCAGGAAACGATTACGGAACTGGTTGGTAAAATCGGCGAGAAAATCGTTATCAGTGCTTACGAAAACGTGAACGCTGAGCAAGTGGTTAGCTACATTCACTCAAACGGTAAATTAGGCGTACTGCTGGCTTTCAATAACGTTCAGGGTGCTGAAGTACAGGAAGTAGGTAAAGACATCGCCATGCAAATTGCAGCGATGAAACCTGTAGCCGTAAGCAAAGACGACGTGGATCCTACGTTGGCAGAGAAAGAACTGGAAATCGGTCGCGAGCAAGCTCGTGCCGAAGGAAAACCCGAAGCTATCCTCGATCGGATCGCTCAAGGCCGTCTGGAGAAATTCTACAAAGAGAACACGCTGCTTTCGCAGGAGTTTGTAAAAGATAGCTCAATCACGATTGCCCAGTTACTGGAAAAAACGCAAAAAGGATTGACCGTGAAAGAATTCAAGCGTATTGCATTAGCTTAA
- a CDS encoding DUF3078 domain-containing protein — protein MVSQKTIYFLLLSLISCFAQAQTEPIPVKKDTTYWRKKKEFGLNFNQGSFSNNWQGGGVNNLGLGTFFNAKAEYRKERDSWVNDFQSQFGFQKIKNQEFRKSIDRLFFDSKYGRKLGQDTIWAFVANLNVLTQFANGFDFNYAYANQTYPHISGLITPFFLTEAIGIEWRPTSYFNLNFLPGSVRHTILADKDLYREIDARNATEVEAGGTPYDFKNYGVKRGNRALTEVALMQLVANFDKDVFKNVNLKFRYQAFASFKDLGAIDNRLDAKITAKINRFINFNFDLIALYDQDQVTKIQYAQSMGLGFLYTFK, from the coding sequence ATGGTATCACAAAAGACGATTTATTTTCTACTCTTAAGCCTGATTTCTTGCTTCGCTCAAGCCCAAACAGAGCCTATTCCCGTAAAAAAAGACACGACGTATTGGCGAAAGAAAAAAGAATTTGGCCTGAATTTTAACCAAGGTTCTTTTAGTAATAACTGGCAGGGTGGGGGCGTCAATAACTTGGGTTTAGGGACATTTTTTAATGCCAAAGCCGAGTATCGCAAAGAACGGGATAGCTGGGTGAATGATTTTCAGAGCCAGTTTGGCTTTCAGAAAATCAAAAATCAGGAGTTTAGAAAGAGCATCGATCGACTGTTTTTCGATTCCAAATACGGGAGGAAATTAGGGCAGGATACCATCTGGGCTTTTGTCGCTAACCTGAACGTACTGACTCAGTTTGCCAATGGCTTTGACTTTAATTACGCTTACGCCAATCAAACGTATCCGCACATATCGGGTCTGATTACACCTTTCTTTTTAACGGAAGCTATCGGTATTGAATGGCGACCCACTTCATACTTTAATCTGAACTTTCTGCCCGGTTCCGTACGCCATACCATTCTGGCTGATAAAGATTTGTACCGCGAGATCGATGCTCGTAATGCTACGGAAGTAGAAGCAGGTGGTACACCCTACGATTTTAAAAATTACGGCGTCAAGCGGGGCAACCGAGCTTTAACGGAAGTAGCCTTAATGCAGCTGGTAGCTAATTTCGATAAAGACGTCTTCAAGAATGTAAACCTGAAGTTCCGTTACCAGGCTTTCGCCAGCTTTAAAGACCTGGGGGCAATCGATAATCGGCTGGATGCAAAGATTACGGCCAAGATCAACCGGTTCATTAACTTCAACTTTGACTTGATTGCCTTATACGATCAGGATCAGGTTACCAAAATTCAATATGCTCAATCCATGGGATTAGGATTTTTGTATACCTTTAAGTGA
- a CDS encoding HIT family protein — protein MASIFTRIIQGEIPAHKVYEDDQYLAFLDISPLTEGHTLVVPKKEVDYIFDLDDATLTGLMLVAKKLAPAIQKACPCLRIGVSVIGLEVPHTHVHLIPMQSMRDMNFSNPKLQFSPDELAATASRIRANV, from the coding sequence ATGGCTTCTATCTTCACGCGAATCATTCAGGGCGAAATTCCCGCTCATAAAGTATACGAAGACGATCAGTATCTGGCCTTTCTGGATATTTCACCACTCACCGAAGGACATACTCTGGTGGTACCTAAGAAAGAAGTAGATTACATTTTTGATCTGGACGATGCTACACTGACGGGCCTGATGCTAGTCGCGAAAAAATTAGCTCCGGCCATTCAGAAAGCCTGTCCCTGTCTGCGGATTGGCGTAAGCGTCATTGGTCTGGAAGTACCGCATACCCACGTCCACCTGATTCCCATGCAGTCCATGCGGGACATGAATTTTTCGAACCCCAAACTACAGTTCTCCCCGGATGAACTGGCTGCTACGGCCAGTCGCATCAGAGCTAATGTGTGA
- the mscL gene encoding large conductance mechanosensitive channel protein MscL — MLKEFREFIAKGNVLDLAIGVVIGAAFGKITTALVNDILMPPIGLLLAGVDLKDAKWVLKAANEAAKQPEVAITYGSFLQVVIEFMIIAWVLFLVVKAANHTGLMRKKEE; from the coding sequence ATGCTAAAGGAATTTAGAGAATTTATTGCCAAAGGAAATGTTCTGGACTTAGCCATTGGGGTAGTCATTGGAGCAGCCTTTGGAAAAATTACTACGGCTTTAGTAAATGATATTCTGATGCCGCCCATCGGTTTATTGTTAGCAGGAGTTGACTTAAAAGATGCCAAATGGGTATTGAAAGCGGCTAACGAAGCGGCAAAGCAACCCGAGGTAGCCATTACTTACGGTTCTTTTTTACAGGTAGTGATTGAATTCATGATTATTGCCTGGGTGCTATTTTTAGTGGTAAAGGCCGCTAACCATACGGGTTTGATGCGTAAAAAGGAAGAGTAA
- a CDS encoding TonB-dependent receptor, whose translation MKPLQSIVRIGSIVLLVWIGFGATYAQQLAATDKNTRTLRGYVREAQTGSALPGVTVSIASLGIGTTTDVNGYYSLALPGRPFVKIAFSFIGYKTESMATDITSNVDLNVEMQAQHTTLKEVVVKSHSGTSSKVSESVQMSSVSVPIQQIKEIPSLLGEKDIIKTLQLMPGVQKGAEGSTGMYVRGGGPDQNLVLLDDAPIYNTSHLFGFFSLFNGDAIQSVNLTKGGFAAHHGGRLSSIIEMDMKDGDQHKVHGEGGIGLISSRFTLDGPLKKGKSSFLVSGRRTYADLVLSPFVAEMKNNTGYFYDLNLKASFDVTPDDYVSISAYTGNDQFKYKTNSKLSNESGSLNWGNTAATLRWKHRFSPGLSLTTSAVYSQYHSLARMNRDVVNEEEKTTYHLNNQSDIRDLIFKSDVTWVLSAQHVIKTGLTGTSHLFTPASTTTVGNQHETVTGNAVQLKGLEGAVYVEDTYSPIPALKINAGLRVSGFQGETKTYVQPEPRLAIAYTMPYNWAIKASYASMSQYVHLLTNSGIGLPTDLWIPASDHTAPQFSQQVAFGIAKDMRSGLSFTAEGFYKIMDNMVAYKEGSSSLSFGTANAGNWENQITQGKGWSYGAEFLLQKKTGRFTGWAGYTLSWTQQQFDELNFGKKFWARYDRRHDVSLVGIYHLNKNVTLSASYVYGTGQAMTLPKGQYWIQGNSSVKTLGETKNYYTGRVFQEFGQRNNFRAAAYQRLDVGVQFHKAKNGHERTWEISLYNATNHQNPFFYYFDATDVSTVAGKKNMVNSLKQVTLFPVLPSVSYNFKF comes from the coding sequence ATGAAACCACTTCAATCCATTGTTCGTATTGGAAGTATTGTTTTACTTGTATGGATCGGTTTTGGTGCTACTTACGCACAGCAACTCGCCGCAACGGATAAAAACACACGGACGCTTCGAGGTTACGTTCGGGAAGCTCAAACGGGATCAGCCCTGCCCGGCGTAACGGTATCCATCGCCAGCTTGGGTATTGGTACTACTACGGACGTGAATGGTTATTATTCACTCGCCTTACCCGGTCGGCCCTTCGTGAAAATCGCTTTCTCGTTTATTGGTTACAAAACCGAAAGCATGGCCACCGATATTACTTCCAACGTGGATTTGAACGTTGAGATGCAGGCACAGCATACAACCTTGAAAGAAGTGGTCGTAAAAAGTCACTCCGGTACGTCAAGCAAAGTTTCTGAATCGGTACAAATGTCATCTGTTTCAGTACCCATTCAGCAAATCAAAGAAATTCCTTCGCTTCTGGGCGAAAAAGATATTATTAAAACCCTGCAATTGATGCCGGGGGTACAGAAAGGTGCGGAAGGTTCGACGGGTATGTACGTTCGCGGCGGTGGCCCGGATCAAAACTTGGTCTTACTCGACGACGCTCCGATCTATAATACCTCGCACTTGTTTGGCTTTTTCTCACTCTTTAACGGCGATGCCATTCAATCCGTCAACCTGACGAAAGGTGGATTTGCCGCTCACCACGGCGGTCGTTTATCTTCCATTATTGAAATGGATATGAAAGACGGCGATCAACACAAAGTACACGGCGAAGGTGGAATTGGGCTGATCTCTAGTCGTTTTACGCTCGACGGACCTTTGAAAAAAGGAAAATCCTCCTTCCTCGTATCCGGACGCCGTACCTACGCGGATCTGGTATTGAGTCCATTCGTCGCTGAAATGAAAAACAATACGGGTTATTTTTACGATTTGAACCTGAAAGCCAGCTTCGACGTAACGCCCGATGATTACGTAAGCATCAGTGCCTACACGGGCAACGACCAATTTAAGTACAAAACGAATAGCAAACTTTCTAACGAAAGCGGAAGCCTCAACTGGGGTAACACCGCAGCTACCTTACGCTGGAAGCACCGTTTTAGTCCGGGACTTTCGCTGACAACATCGGCAGTATACTCGCAGTATCATTCCTTAGCTCGCATGAACCGCGACGTCGTCAATGAGGAAGAAAAAACTACTTATCACCTTAATAATCAGTCTGACATTCGGGATCTGATTTTCAAATCAGATGTAACCTGGGTTCTCAGTGCTCAGCACGTAATTAAAACGGGTCTCACGGGTACTTCTCACCTGTTTACTCCTGCAAGCACGACGACCGTAGGTAACCAGCATGAAACCGTTACTGGTAATGCCGTACAGTTGAAAGGCCTGGAAGGAGCCGTTTATGTAGAAGACACGTACAGCCCTATTCCAGCCCTGAAAATCAATGCGGGCTTACGCGTAAGTGGATTTCAGGGTGAAACCAAAACGTACGTACAGCCTGAACCCCGTCTGGCCATTGCGTATACCATGCCTTATAATTGGGCGATAAAAGCTTCCTACGCCAGCATGAGTCAGTATGTGCATTTGCTTACGAACTCAGGCATTGGCCTTCCTACGGATTTGTGGATTCCGGCCTCCGATCATACGGCTCCTCAGTTTTCGCAACAGGTTGCATTTGGTATTGCGAAAGACATGCGTTCGGGTCTAAGCTTTACGGCCGAAGGGTTTTACAAAATCATGGACAATATGGTGGCTTACAAAGAAGGCTCTAGCTCACTTTCGTTCGGTACCGCCAATGCCGGTAATTGGGAAAATCAGATTACGCAAGGGAAAGGTTGGAGTTACGGAGCAGAGTTTCTGTTACAGAAAAAGACGGGCCGCTTTACGGGCTGGGCTGGGTATACGCTCTCTTGGACGCAGCAACAGTTTGACGAACTGAATTTTGGCAAGAAATTCTGGGCTCGTTACGACCGTCGCCACGATGTTTCACTGGTAGGAATTTACCACCTTAACAAAAACGTAACGTTATCGGCTTCTTACGTGTACGGTACGGGTCAGGCTATGACACTGCCCAAGGGACAGTACTGGATCCAGGGAAATTCTTCAGTAAAAACGTTGGGTGAGACGAAAAACTACTACACCGGACGGGTATTTCAAGAGTTTGGTCAACGGAATAATTTTCGGGCCGCCGCTTATCAGCGATTAGACGTAGGCGTGCAATTTCATAAAGCTAAAAACGGTCACGAACGTACGTGGGAAATCAGCCTGTACAACGCTACGAACCATCAAAACCCCTTCTTCTACTACTTCGACGCTACGGATGTTTCTACAGTAGCTGGAAAGAAGAATATGGTAAACTCATTGAAGCAGGTTACATTATTTCCGGTATTACCGAGCGTTTCCTACAACTTCAAATTTTAG
- a CDS encoding DUF4249 domain-containing protein codes for MTSCVKQSDDITITSNPKLIVECYLNPTDSDIIATVNENRPITGEGSGSRSTTNPVLDATVLLSDGSKEVKLTNTKNNIYKIQAKDFMLIAGRTYTLKVTAPGLPATEATCTIPSMLHALDAKDSELSYEQADASTYNVYRKRSLSWTIAESSQTNYYMVGSGEGTPVKIKTLKGDSTCVRLKNAAVIAFLDNSKATNQHVTTGTLSFLLGKATSKTDQKITSAAPMYSFVYHVDHNYYEFFRTVKLQREVGDNPFAEAVPVYSNIQNGLGVFGAYVVQVKSL; via the coding sequence ATGACTTCCTGCGTTAAACAATCTGACGATATCACGATCACTAGCAACCCAAAATTGATCGTAGAATGCTATCTGAACCCTACGGATTCTGATATCATAGCCACTGTGAATGAAAATCGCCCTATCACGGGTGAAGGCAGCGGCAGCCGTAGTACGACTAACCCCGTACTGGATGCCACCGTTTTGTTATCCGATGGAAGCAAAGAAGTAAAGCTGACGAACACTAAAAATAATATCTATAAGATTCAGGCTAAAGACTTTATGCTAATTGCTGGTCGTACGTATACGCTCAAAGTAACGGCCCCTGGATTACCCGCAACGGAAGCGACCTGTACCATCCCGAGTATGCTTCATGCCTTGGATGCAAAAGATAGTGAACTGAGCTACGAACAAGCTGACGCATCAACGTATAACGTATACCGTAAGAGAAGCTTAAGCTGGACTATTGCTGAATCCAGTCAGACGAACTACTACATGGTAGGTAGTGGCGAAGGTACTCCCGTTAAAATTAAAACCCTTAAAGGCGACTCTACTTGCGTTCGTTTGAAAAATGCCGCGGTCATTGCCTTCCTGGATAATTCAAAAGCCACCAATCAGCACGTTACGACGGGTACGCTAAGTTTTCTGCTCGGTAAGGCAACCAGCAAAACCGATCAAAAGATTACGAGTGCGGCTCCCATGTATTCGTTCGTCTATCACGTAGACCACAATTACTACGAGTTTTTCCGTACCGTAAAATTACAGCGTGAAGTAGGTGACAATCCTTTCGCTGAGGCAGTACCCGTGTACTCTAACATTCAAAATGGTCTAGGTGTATTCGGTGCGTATGTGGTACAGGTAAAAAGTTTGTAA
- a CDS encoding YciI family protein produces the protein MQYYIQAYDFTDENALIRRMQARPAHLQRMRELKQAGHFIMGGAILSDAGAMIGSVIIMDFPEEFMLMKWLETEPYLLEKVWDRIEIKPFRQAEV, from the coding sequence ATGCAATACTATATTCAGGCGTATGACTTTACGGACGAAAACGCCCTTATTCGCCGTATGCAGGCCCGACCGGCCCATTTGCAACGCATGCGGGAATTAAAACAAGCGGGTCACTTCATCATGGGCGGAGCCATTCTCTCCGACGCCGGAGCGATGATTGGATCGGTTATCATTATGGATTTTCCGGAAGAATTCATGCTGATGAAGTGGTTGGAAACCGAACCCTATTTGCTGGAGAAAGTCTGGGATCGGATTGAAATTAAACCCTTTCGGCAAGCCGAAGTCTAG
- the rpsB gene encoding 30S ribosomal protein S2, giving the protein MAQVSYKELLDAGVHFGHLTRKWDPKMAPYIFMEKNGIHIIDLNKTVTLLDEASTALKSIVRSGRKIMFVATKKQAQEIVSEEARRLKMPYVTDRWLGGMLTNFATIRKSLKKMTQLEKMLKDETTSANLNKKEKLVLTREKDKLERVLGGIADLTRLPAALFVIDVKREHIAVAEAQRLGIPVFAMCDTNSNPELVDFPIPANDDAYKSISLITLAIGKAIEEGLMERKQDKDDARVQEEEEAKRAVDSGADVAEAPAATTEEEA; this is encoded by the coding sequence ATGGCACAAGTAAGCTATAAAGAACTCCTCGATGCCGGTGTACACTTTGGTCACTTGACCCGTAAGTGGGACCCGAAGATGGCTCCTTACATCTTCATGGAGAAAAACGGCATCCACATTATCGATTTGAACAAAACGGTAACCCTTCTCGATGAAGCGTCTACCGCCCTCAAATCAATCGTTCGTTCAGGCCGCAAAATCATGTTCGTGGCTACGAAAAAGCAGGCTCAGGAGATCGTTTCGGAAGAAGCTCGTCGCCTGAAGATGCCTTACGTAACCGATCGTTGGTTAGGTGGTATGCTGACTAACTTCGCGACGATTCGCAAGTCGTTGAAGAAAATGACTCAACTTGAGAAAATGCTTAAGGATGAGACGACGTCAGCGAACCTGAACAAAAAAGAAAAACTGGTCCTTACTCGCGAAAAAGATAAATTGGAGCGTGTACTTGGTGGTATTGCTGACCTGACTCGTCTGCCCGCAGCTCTGTTTGTGATTGACGTGAAGCGTGAGCATATCGCCGTGGCTGAAGCTCAGCGTTTAGGTATTCCGGTATTCGCCATGTGCGATACCAACTCTAACCCCGAATTGGTTGATTTCCCGATTCCTGCCAATGACGATGCTTACAAATCGATCAGCCTGATTACGCTGGCGATTGGTAAGGCAATCGAAGAAGGTCTGATGGAGCGTAAGCAAGATAAAGACGATGCTCGCGTTCAGGAAGAAGAAGAAGCCAAACGGGCCGTTGATTCAGGTGCTGACGTAGCTGAAGCTCCTGCGGCAACGACGGAGGAAGAAGCCTAA
- the greA gene encoding transcription elongation factor GreA — protein sequence MGNIAYYTEEGLNKLKAELHELKTKGRSHIAHQIAEARDKGDLSENAEYDAAKEAQGLHELKIAKLEQLLANARILDESIIDSSKVAIMSTVKIKNKRNNMIATYTLVAETEADVKTGKISVQSPIGKGLLGKQVGEMAEVSLPNGKAEFEVLEISR from the coding sequence ATGGGAAATATAGCCTATTACACGGAAGAAGGTCTAAATAAGCTGAAAGCCGAATTACACGAACTGAAAACCAAAGGCCGTTCGCATATTGCTCATCAGATTGCGGAAGCCCGTGATAAGGGCGATTTGTCCGAAAATGCAGAATACGACGCAGCAAAAGAAGCTCAGGGTTTGCACGAATTGAAAATTGCGAAACTCGAGCAACTGTTAGCCAATGCCCGTATTTTGGATGAGTCCATTATTGATAGCTCAAAAGTAGCCATCATGTCAACTGTGAAAATTAAAAACAAGCGGAACAACATGATTGCAACCTATACACTAGTAGCTGAAACGGAGGCTGACGTGAAAACGGGCAAGATTTCCGTGCAATCGCCTATTGGCAAAGGATTGCTGGGCAAACAAGTAGGTGAAATGGCCGAAGTATCGTTGCCTAATGGAAAAGCGGAATTTGAAGTGCTCGAAATTTCCCGTTAA
- a CDS encoding hydroxypyruvate isomerase family protein — protein sequence MNRRSMLKKTASAATVAALPTLGTSLEAAASPLLKLKGNIKHSVSRWCYGSIPLDEFAQACKTIGIESIELTGPSEWPTLAKYGLTSALGQADKWPDGTGLTSFFNNPKNHDKLVDLYEKLIPEAKAAGVTNLICFSGNRNGLDDYQGILNCQKVLKRIMPTAEKNGVTLTMELLSSRHSHPDYQCDTVQWGSALCETVGSERFKLLYDIFHMQSMHGDHIRNIQRYGQYISHYHTGGMPNRTEIDDRQEIYYPAIIKALVATGYKGYIGQEFVPTPKDKAGMLESLKQGVLICDV from the coding sequence ATGAATAGACGTTCCATGCTGAAGAAAACGGCTTCAGCAGCCACGGTAGCAGCACTTCCTACCCTGGGTACTTCTCTGGAGGCAGCGGCCTCACCTTTGCTTAAATTAAAAGGCAATATCAAACATTCCGTATCGCGGTGGTGCTATGGCTCGATTCCACTCGATGAATTCGCTCAGGCTTGTAAAACCATTGGCATCGAATCCATCGAGTTGACCGGTCCGAGTGAATGGCCTACGCTGGCCAAATACGGCTTGACTTCTGCCCTGGGGCAAGCTGACAAATGGCCGGATGGTACGGGGTTGACAAGCTTTTTCAACAATCCTAAAAACCATGATAAGCTGGTTGATCTGTACGAAAAGCTTATTCCTGAGGCAAAGGCCGCTGGCGTTACTAATCTCATTTGTTTTTCAGGTAACCGAAATGGTCTGGATGACTACCAGGGTATTCTAAATTGCCAGAAAGTGCTCAAGCGGATCATGCCGACGGCGGAAAAAAATGGCGTTACGCTTACCATGGAATTGCTCAGTTCCCGCCACTCGCACCCAGACTATCAGTGCGATACTGTACAATGGGGTTCGGCTCTGTGCGAAACAGTAGGTTCTGAACGTTTCAAACTACTTTACGATATCTTCCATATGCAATCCATGCACGGCGATCATATTCGTAACATTCAGCGGTACGGACAGTATATCAGCCATTACCATACGGGCGGTATGCCCAACCGTACGGAAATCGACGATCGTCAGGAAATTTATTATCCGGCCATTATTAAAGCACTCGTGGCGACGGGTTATAAAGGATACATTGGTCAGGAATTCGTTCCAACCCCTAAAGATAAAGCCGGTATGCTCGAGTCCCTCAAGCAGGGCGTTCTGATTTGTGACGTTTAA